Proteins encoded together in one Falco biarmicus isolate bFalBia1 chromosome 4, bFalBia1.pri, whole genome shotgun sequence window:
- the PTER gene encoding phosphotriesterase-related protein gives MPSLSGKVQTVLGLVEPDHLGYTLTHEHLTMNYSSCFCPPSPGQEPLCDGPIEMKNLFWIKQNPYSHKENLLLYQETDAVKEELLHFKAAGGGTIVENTTTGIGRDMNTLKKLAEETGVHIVAGAGFYVDSTHSSQTRAMTVEQLTGIIVDEILNGADGTNTKCGVVGEIGCSWPLTQSEHRVLQATAQAQSQLGCPVIIHPGRNSDAPFQIIRILQEAGADVSKTVMSHLDRTIFDIKKLLEFAKLGCYLEYDLFGTEFLHYQFHPDIDMPSDNERIARIRMLIDEGYEDRILMAHDVHTKNRLMKYGGHGYSHILKYIVPKMLIRGISQDKIDKILLANPKKWLTFK, from the exons ATGCCTTCCTTGAGCGGGAAAGTGCAGACTGTCTTGGGCCTTGTGGAGCCAGACCACCTTGGCTATACGTTGACTCACGAACACTTGACTATGAACTACAGCAGCTGTTTTTGCCCACCTTCTCCAGGCCAAGAACCTCTGTGTGATGGGCCTATTGAGATGAAGAACTTGTTTTGGATTAAGCAAAATCCCTACAGCCATAAAGAAAACCTTCTTTTGTATCAGGAAACAGATGCTGTGAAGGAGGAGCTGttgcattttaaagcagcaggTGGTGGGACGATTGTGGAAAACACAACTACAGGAATTGGTCGGGATATGAATACTTTGAAGAAACTTGCTGAAGAAACTGGAGTCCATATTGTTGCTGGGGCTGGGTTTTATGTGGATTCCACTCATTCTTCTCAAACACGGGCCATGACAGTGGAGCAA CTTACAGGCATTATTGTTGATGAGATACTCAACGGAGCGGATGGAACTAACACCAAGTGTGGTGTGGTGGGAGAAATAGGTTGCTCTTGGCCTTTAACTCAGAGTGAACACAGAGTGCTTCAGGCAACAGCACAGGCTCAGTCACAGCTTGGGTGCCCCGTTATCATCCATCCTGGCAGGAACAGCGATGCACCTTTCCAGATTATCCGCATTCTGCAGGAAGCTGGGGCTGATGTTTCGAAGACAGTCATGTCTCACCTCGACAG GACCATATTTGATATAAAGAAACTTCTGGAATTTGCTAAACTTGGATGCTATTTAGAGTATGACCTATTCGGTACAGAATTTCTTCATTACCAGTTCCATCCTGATATTGACATGCCGAGTGACAATGAAAGAATTGCAAG GATTCGTATGCTGATCGATGAAGGCTATGAAGACAGAATTCTGATGGCTCATGATGTGCACACTAAGAATAGGCTGATGAAATACGGAGGTCATGGATATTCACATATCCTTAAATATATAGTTCCTAAAATGCTAATTAGAGGCATATCCCAAGATAAAATCGATAAAATACTCCTAGCAAATCCAAAGAAGTGGTTGACTTTCAAGTAG